The following are from one region of the Vibrio hyugaensis genome:
- a CDS encoding GGDEF domain-containing protein — MKWIHKLIFALSICTISLVALYSLLGDTRKLVVTPDQFDIYATTDASAGGLSDSKISYEDQSLVLDCDLKKSKYAWPYCGISVYTDVLEATKGLDLSSYHTIRLKLRYEQAGDGKNQSKELRLYLRNYNSAYSKPDDEYTIKYNGMQFSPSNFTEVIEIPIENLQVMTWWLNDNNVSIEHSAPEFANITRIDLATGAGAGLGKHKIVIDKIEFEGAYIKQSTLLFALLFSWMALGLAFSLNELRKNKVAYDRAKKRHRHLERMNSTLRAQNYEFAELAHRDALTGAMNRHAVQSWLEQQARQVRWGRDSFSILYMDLDKFKRVNDKYGHQMGDDILREFVMVIASSIHADDRLVRWGGEEFVVFCPNTNIEQAVKKAEIVRQNVEKHLWVHGEPLTCSIGVAQMQNERVSETMARADEVLYMAKRNGRNRIEVNYGMQKQPEINTPD, encoded by the coding sequence ATGAAGTGGATACATAAATTAATTTTTGCATTGTCAATATGCACCATCAGCTTGGTCGCGCTTTATAGCTTATTAGGTGACACACGTAAACTTGTCGTCACTCCAGACCAATTTGATATTTATGCCACGACAGATGCTAGTGCTGGTGGTTTGAGTGATTCAAAAATCAGTTACGAAGATCAAAGCCTGGTTTTAGATTGCGACTTAAAAAAGAGCAAATACGCTTGGCCATATTGCGGAATCTCAGTCTATACCGACGTGCTTGAAGCGACAAAAGGCCTCGATTTATCGAGTTATCACACCATCCGTTTGAAGTTACGTTACGAGCAAGCGGGTGATGGTAAAAACCAAAGCAAAGAATTGCGCTTGTACTTAAGAAACTACAATTCGGCGTACTCTAAGCCTGATGACGAATACACTATTAAATACAATGGCATGCAGTTTTCACCTTCAAACTTTACTGAGGTGATAGAAATCCCTATCGAGAACCTTCAAGTCATGACATGGTGGTTGAATGACAATAACGTTTCAATAGAGCATTCTGCACCAGAGTTTGCGAACATCACTCGAATCGACCTTGCTACTGGCGCTGGCGCTGGATTGGGTAAGCACAAAATTGTGATTGATAAGATCGAGTTTGAGGGGGCATACATTAAGCAATCTACGCTGTTGTTTGCATTGCTATTCTCTTGGATGGCGCTGGGCTTAGCTTTTTCACTTAATGAACTGCGAAAAAATAAAGTGGCTTATGACAGAGCGAAAAAGCGTCACCGTCATTTGGAACGAATGAACAGCACATTGCGCGCTCAAAATTATGAGTTTGCAGAACTGGCGCATCGGGATGCCTTAACGGGGGCAATGAACAGACATGCGGTACAAAGTTGGTTAGAACAACAAGCTCGGCAAGTTCGTTGGGGGCGTGATTCGTTTTCAATTCTCTACATGGACTTAGACAAATTTAAACGCGTGAACGATAAGTACGGTCATCAAATGGGGGACGATATCTTGCGAGAGTTTGTGATGGTTATTGCTAGCTCTATTCACGCTGATGATCGATTGGTTCGCTGGGGCGGAGAAGAGTTTGTCGTGTTTTGCCCAAACACCAATATTGAACAAGCCGTAAAGAAAGCAGAAATCGTCCGTCAAAATGTAGAAAAACATCTTTGGGTTCATGGCGAACCGCTAACTTGCAGTATTGGTGTTGCTCAAATGCAGAATGAGCGAGTATCCGAAACCATGGCGCGTGCGGATGAAGTGTTATACATGGCGAAGCGCAATGGCCGAAACCGAATCGAAGTCAATTACGGTATGCAAAAGCAACCAGAAATAAACACTCCGGACTAA
- a CDS encoding DUF2797 domain-containing protein has product MSIIAKGTLNKMRASLDGAVSYRLPVGEEEIDLSPFLGQALTLTHTGNIFCSSCGKKTKKSYSQGHCFVCMKKLASCDMCIMKPETCHYEQGTCREPQWGEENCMVDHFVYLSNTSSLKVGITRHTQIPTRWIDQGATQGLPIFKVKTRHISGLIEIELAKHIADKTNWRTLLKGDGDPIELQDRFAELLPLVEDKIAEIKQQYGDDAIEVLSENITSLSYPVQQHPTKITSHNFDKNPVVTGTLQGIKGQYLIFDTGVINVRKFTSYEVEVSE; this is encoded by the coding sequence ATGTCAATAATTGCTAAAGGCACGCTAAACAAAATGCGTGCGTCTCTTGATGGTGCCGTAAGCTACCGTCTCCCTGTTGGCGAAGAAGAAATAGACTTAAGCCCGTTTCTTGGCCAAGCCCTTACCTTGACCCATACTGGCAATATTTTTTGTAGTTCATGTGGAAAGAAAACGAAGAAAAGCTATTCGCAAGGTCACTGCTTTGTCTGTATGAAAAAACTGGCAAGTTGCGATATGTGCATCATGAAGCCAGAGACTTGCCACTATGAGCAAGGCACCTGCCGAGAGCCACAATGGGGTGAAGAAAACTGCATGGTGGATCACTTCGTTTATCTATCTAACACGTCAAGTCTGAAAGTGGGCATCACGCGTCATACCCAAATTCCAACCCGTTGGATTGACCAAGGTGCAACTCAAGGTTTACCGATCTTCAAAGTGAAAACGCGCCATATCTCTGGCTTGATTGAAATCGAGTTAGCAAAACACATTGCCGATAAGACGAACTGGCGAACTCTACTGAAAGGCGATGGTGACCCAATTGAGTTGCAAGATCGCTTTGCAGAACTGCTGCCATTGGTGGAAGATAAAATAGCTGAGATCAAACAGCAGTATGGCGATGACGCAATTGAAGTGTTAAGCGAAAACATCACTTCCCTAAGCTACCCGGTTCAGCAGCATCCGACTAAAATCACCTCACACAACTTCGATAAAAACCCAGTTGTAACGGGTACATTGCAAGGCATTAAAGGCCAATACCTGATCTTTGATACTGGCGTGATCAACGTGCGTAAGTTCACTTCTTATGAAGTTGAAGTGAGCGAATAA